The region TAGGAATCTCACCTCTTGCAATCATCACTTTTTTACCTTGTGCTCTAACTAAGCCTTTATCTATTAATTCTTTTGCTTTTGAGTTAGAGATACCCTCTTGTTTTGCTAAAACCTTATAAGCTTTATCGTACTGCATTATATACCTTTTAATTCATCAATTATTGGCTTTATATCGCCCTCTTGAACTAAAGAAGAGTTTTTTAAATCTTTTAAACTTTCTAAACACTCTTTTAATTCATCATTTTTTACTATTTTGTAATCATTTACACACTCAAAAAGTGATTTTTGATTAAATATATTTTCTCCACTAATTAGTTTACATCCGAAGAATGCTGGTTCAACAGGATTATGACCACCAATTTTTTCAAATGCTCCACCTAATATAACTACATCAGATACTGCATATATATTATTTAGTTCACCTAATTTATCTACTAGAATTATATCAGAATTAAAATCTTCTTGATTAGAAAATCTATGATAAGTTAAGTTATTGTTTTTTATATAATCTTTAATAAGTAAATCTACTTTATCAAATCTTTCAGGATGCCTTGGAACAATTACTAGTTTCCCATATTTTCTTGAATAAGAATCTAATATTAATTTTTCCTCATTTTCATGAGTACTTCCAGCAGTAATTAAGATATCATCTACTTTCCTAAACTCTTTAGTAACTTTTGGCAATTGAGCCAATTTTATATTTCCAATAACTTCAACATTATTTGCACCTAGTTCTAAAAGTCTTTCTTTATCTATATTAGTTTGTGCAAAAACTTTATCTATATTTTTAAAAACTTTTTTATAAAAAAATGCAAACTTCTTATATGATGCATAAGACTTATCTGATATTCTTGCATTTATTAAATATGTTTTAGTACCTTTATTTTTAGCAATCAAAAAAAGCATATACCAAAGTTCGGCTTCCATTACCACTAGTGCTTTTTGTTTATTTATCCAAAAAGGCAAAAATATTTCAAAAGGTAAATATCTTACATTTGAAGTTAGTTTCTTAGCCTCTTCAAAACCTGTATTTGTTATTACAGAAATATTTACCTCTTCTAACTCATCTACTAAAGGCTTAATTGCTTTTGTCTCTCCCATAGAACAAGTATGAAACCAT is a window of Halarcobacter sp. DNA encoding:
- the waaA gene encoding lipid IV(A) 3-deoxy-D-manno-octulosonic acid transferase → MLSLFSIIYYLFALIIYILALPFLLVKLKNPKYKVAIPSKFFLKDNCSFEKEAIWFHTCSMGETKAIKPLVDELEEVNISVITNTGFEEAKKLTSNVRYLPFEIFLPFWINKQKALVVMEAELWYMLFLIAKNKGTKTYLINARISDKSYASYKKFAFFYKKVFKNIDKVFAQTNIDKERLLELGANNVEVIGNIKLAQLPKVTKEFRKVDDILITAGSTHENEEKLILDSYSRKYGKLVIVPRHPERFDKVDLLIKDYIKNNNLTYHRFSNQEDFNSDIILVDKLGELNNIYAVSDVVILGGAFEKIGGHNPVEPAFFGCKLISGENIFNQKSLFECVNDYKIVKNDELKECLESLKDLKNSSLVQEGDIKPIIDELKGI